Proteins from a single region of Corylus avellana chromosome ca11, CavTom2PMs-1.0:
- the LOC132165668 gene encoding protein CHROMATIN REMODELING 8 — MAEDEDRVLLSSLGITSANPEDIERDILAEVIRNDENGSEGGGSTEEEPLEKSESIDPSSTSQAKLFHKLKVVEFEIDAVASTVGQVRNVASDGNDRGELGNQEDGGQVSPNGLNLQHALAADRLRSLKKTKAQLDKELSDLRKGNSSKAVEHDKVLRNLVKEEPKRKRKLKEVQKSRKNVEKRQKIVSFEEDTGFDALLDAASSGFVETERDEFIRKGILTPFHKLKGFERRLQQPGSFNRLDVPENEDETNNLVAASVARAVRSMSEAAQARPTTKLLDPEALPKLDAPTRPFQRLKTPLKLPQSAKRELEKNDDSKRKKKNKRPLPNRKWTKLISCEEKHLEESEDARDEVVSSSCEDVKPEGVKDVDDYEPPYVTLEGGLKIPESIFCALFDYQKVGVQWLWELHCQRAGGIMGDEMGLGKTIQVLSFLGALHFSNMYKPSIIVCPVTLLRQWRREARKWYPSFHVVILHDSAQDPINRKKQAKSYDSDYESEASFDSEYEGDISSRSNGKWDSLINRVLRSESGLLITTYEQLRILGEKLLDIEWGYAVLDEGHRIRNPNAEITLVCKQLQTIHRIIMTGAPIQNKLAELWSLFDFVFPGKLGVLPVFEAEFAVPISVGGYANASPLQVSTAYRCAVVLRDLIMPYLLRRMKADVNAHLPKKTEHVLFCSLTAEQRSVYRAFLASTEVEQILDGNRNSLYGIDVMRKICNHPDLLEREHSCHNPDYGNPERSGKMKVVDQVLKVWKEQGHRVLLFTQTQQMLDILEKFLITAGYCYRRMDGLTPVKQRMALMDEFNNSNDVFIFILTTKVGGLGTNLTGADRVIIYDPDWNPSTDMQARERAWRIGQKRDVTVYRLITSGAIEEKVYHRQIYKHFLTNKILKNPQQRRFFKARDMKDLFVLNDNRENGSTETSNIFGQLSEDVNVVGAQKDKQDKQKPLEVPARHTDGVAAENDNKSGIATSSGKGKEKADHSDGDVDEETGILRSLFGAHGIHSAMNHDVIMNAHDGEKMRLEEQASQVAQRAAEALRQSRMLRSRDSISVPTWTGKSGTAGAPLSMRQKFGSTVNSQLTNNTKSVNDLSSSGTNSISGIAAGASAGKALSSGELLARIRSTQERAVGAGLEQQLASSSHNDVPRGGATLHGSEVYPTGMGTRSDPALENSSSSKKSSRNKARSADVGPSRPSKNKARVQPEVLIRQICTFMQQRGGRTTSASIVQHFKERIPAEDLPLFKNLLKEIATLAKDLNESHWVLKPEYLQK; from the exons GCTTGGAAATCAAGAGGATGGTGGTCAAGTTTCCCCTAATGGCTTAAATCTTCAGCATGCCTTGGCTGCTGATCGGCTTCGAAGCCTCAAGAAAACCAAGGCTCAACTTGACAAAGAACTTTCAGATTTGCGCAAGGGTAACTCTTCCAAAGCTGTTGAACATGACAAGGTGTTACGAAATCTGGTCAAGGAAGAGCCAAAACGCAAGAGGAAGTTAAAAGAGGTTCAGAAATCGAGGAAAAATGTGGAAAAGAGACAGAAAATAGTCTCATTTGAGGAGGATACTGGTTTTGATGCACTTTTGGATGCAGCATCTTCAGGCTTTGTTGAAACA GAAAGGGATGAATTCATTCGGAAAGGAATTTTAACTCCTTTTCATAAGCTGAAGGGTTTTGAGCGCCGTCTTCAACAACCAGGGTCATTTAATAGGCTCGATGTACCTGAGAATGAAGATGAGACTAATAATCTTGTTGCTGCAAGTGTTGCCAGAGCTGTACGGTCAATGTCAGAGGCTGCTCAAGCTCGCCCAACAACCAAACTCCTTGATCCAGAAGCTTTGCCAAAGCTTGATGCACCTACTCGTCCTTTTCAAAGGCTGAAAACACCTTTAAAACTTCCTCAATCCGCAAAACGAGAGCTAGAAAAGAATGATgattcaaaaaggaaaaagaaaaacaaacggCCTTTGCCTAACAGGAAGTGGACAAAGCTCATTTCTTGTGAGGAAAAGCACTTGGAAGAAAGTG AGGATGCAAGGGATGAAGTAGTAAGCTCCAGTTGTGAAGATGTGAAGCCAGAGGGTGTTAAAGACGTGGATGATTATGAACCTCCTTATGTAACACTTGAAGGTGGGCTGAAAATACCAGAAAGCATCTTTTGCGCACTTTTTGACTATCAAAAAGTGGGAGTACAGTGGTTGTGGGAATTGCATTGCCAAAGAGCAGGTGGGATTATGGGAGATGAGATGGGTCTTGGTAAGACTATCCAAGTCTtatcttttcttggtgcactgcATTTCAGTAATATGTACAAACCGAGCATTATTGTCTGCCCTGTTACACTCTTGCGACAGTGGAGAAGGGAAGCACGAAAATGGTACCCAAGCTTTCATGTGGTGATACTACATGATTCTGCTCAGGATCCTATTAATAGGAAGAAGCAAGCCAAATCTTATGATAGTGATTATGAAAGCGAAGCTTCATTTGACAGTGAATATGAGGGAGACATCTCGTCTAGGAGCAATGGAAAATGGGATTCCTTGATAAACCGTGTTTTGAGATCAGAATCTGGGTTGCTTATCACCACTTATGAGCAACTGCGCATATTAGGTGAAAAATTGCTTGATATTGAATGGGGTTATGCAGTTTTGGATGAAGGACACCGAATTCGGAATCCGAATGCTGAGATTACTCTAGTTTGCAAGCAGCTACAGACAATTCATCGAATAATAATGACTGGTGCTCCAATTCAGAACAAGCTGGCTGAACTGTGgtctttatttgattttgttttccctGGGAAGCTGGGTGTCTTGCCTGTATTTGAGGCAGAGTTTGCAGTCCCCATATCTGTTGGTGGTTATGCTAATGCTTCACCATTGCAAGTATCCACAGCTTACAG GTGTGCTGTGGTCCTGCGTGACTTAATCATGCCTTATCTCCTACGACGTATGAAGGCTGATGTGAATGCCCACCTTCCAAAGAAGACCGAACATGTCCTCTTTTGCAGCCTCACTGCAGAGCAACGATCTGTGTATAGAGCTTTTCTAGCTAGCACTGAGGTAGAACAGATTTTAGATGGCAATAGAAATTCTCTTTACGGAATTGATGTGATGCGTAAGATTTGCAATCACCCTGATCTGCTTGAGAGGGAGCATTCCTGCCACAATCCAGACTATGGGAATCCAGAACGCAGTGGAAAAATGAAAGTAGTTGACCAAGTGCTTAAGGTTTGGAAGGAACAAGGTCATCGTGTTCTTCTTTTTACACAAACTCAACAAATGCTTGATATTCTTGAGAAGTTTTTGATTACCGCTGGCTACTGCTACAGGAGAATGGATGGTCTTACTCCCGTAAAACAAAGAATGGCCTTAATGGATGAATTTAATAACTCAAATGATGTCTTTATCTTCATTTTAACGACCAAGGTTGGTGGTTTGGGAACAAATCTAACTGGTGCAGACCGGGTGATCATCTACGATCCTGACTGGAACCCTTCAACTGACATGCAG GCCAGGGAGCGTGCTTGGCGTATTGGTCAGAAACGGGACGTAACAGTGTATAGATTGATCACAAGTGGAGCGATAGAGGAGAAGGTGTACCACCGGCAGATTTACAAACATTTTCTCACTAATAAGATTTTGAAGAACCCACAGCAGAGAAGGTTCTTTAAAGCTCGGGATATGAAGGATCTTTTCGTCCTGAATGACAACAGAGAGAATGGGTCAACTGAAACATCTAATATTTTCGGTCAACTTTCTGAAGATGTAAACGTTGTTGGGGCTCAGAAAGATAAACAGGATAAGCAAAAACCTCTTGAAGTTCCTGCACGACATACTGATGGTGTTGCAGCTGAAAATGATAACAAATCAGGGATTGCAACTTCGAGcgggaaagggaaagaaaaagctGATCACAGTGATGGTGATGTAGATGAAGAAACAGGCATTTTAAGGAGTCTTTTTGGTGCCCATGGGATACAT AGTGCCATGAACCATGATGTAATCATGAACGCCCATGATGGGGAGAAGATGAGGCTTGAGGAGCAAGCTTCCCAAGTTGCACAAAGAGCAGCAGAAGCATTGCGCCAGTCACGGATGCTCCGTAGTCGTGACAGTATTTCTGTCCCAACATGGACCGGGAAATCCGGGACTGCTGGTGCACCATTATCTATGCGTCAGAAGTTCGGTTCAACTGTGAACTCTCAGTTGACAAATAATACCAAATCGGTCAATGACTTGTCCAGCAGTGGAACCAACAGTATAAGTGGAATTGCAGCTGGGGCATCCGCAGGGAAGGCACTATCTTCAGGCGAACTATTAGCTAGAATACGAAGTACCCAAGAAAGAGCTGTTGGTGCTGGACTTGAACAACAGTTGGCTTCAAGTTCTCATAACGATGTTCCGCGTGGAGGGGCCACTCTGCATGGATCCGAGGTTTATCCGACAGGGATGGGTACACGAAGTGATCCTGCCTTGGAGAATTcctcatcatcaaaaaaaaGTTCTCGTAACAAGGCAAGATCCGCTGATGTTGGGCCTTCTAGACCATCAAAGAACAAAGCTAGAGTGCAGCCGGAAGTTTTGATACGCCAGATCTGTACATTTATGCAACAAAGAGGTGGAAGAACCACTTCAGCCAGCATAGTGCAGCACTTCAAAGAGAGGATACCCGCCGAGGATCTACCCTTGTTTAAGAATCTTTTGAAGGAAATAGCAACACTAGCGAAAGACCTGAATGAATCGCATTGGGTTCTAAAACCAGAGTATCTACAGAAATAA